A section of the Marinoscillum sp. 108 genome encodes:
- a CDS encoding sugar-binding protein, whose translation MKTNGKLSWILSNSVFRNGLTFLLILSLAFQLNAQSDGLPRGAYQMPYVRYESEDANRGGGAILYENPFFDELLTAAEASDQKYVGLPNNGAYVEWNINNTANGITLRFTMPDAADGEGESGSLDLYVNNAFVKTINLTSYWAWQYFPGSEPENHPGDRPRMRFDEVHFLLNTPVGPGDVLKIQKGAGDSFEYGVDFIEIENVGAPLSKPSGYFSVTDYGAVPDDGNDDFAAFNAALAAAGSAGTGVYIPAGRFELSDKWSVEENNIGILGAGMWYTELFFSTEAVFSGGILARASDIEIGHFYMNTINNQRFLNGQYVIYKGFMGTYGNNSSIHDVWVTHFECGAWIAGYDPPYPIDITYNLEFTRNRIRNNYADGINLCQGTSGTDVSHCNFRSNGDDAMAVWPNSDFGAPEAVNNIFRYNTVEHTYRAAGSAIFGGNGHQVHHCIIRDGHAGSGIRLTTDFPGYHFENTTQIRYFENTIEACGTSKDLWGFHRGAIEINATGGGIQNIFFENIDIINAQRHGVQIGGNGTDLQFDNISINGTGIDPYTYSYYTVALEGAAVMAFGGNGTAVFNNLSLENIELDPPTYKANENYNLIIQNLNVPLTGISLSESQIDMAVGEAEPLYVNYSPANATNKTVTWTTSNAAIATYDEIEGKVVGQGTGTATITVTSQEGNYTAQCTVTVNAAVNITASDDQADENGGTGSFTIAISEINQNITVNYSVGGSVSAGDYSANPALNGSVTLTPGNPSQVITITPTDDNEFEGDETLTVTLQSGSGYQLGGGTSASITIGDNENPPCTAPVIGYTSGGPTINQIIESVWSTAPAKGISNSTIGGIPGDYSGQWRALYDASNLYVLVEVGDATRTNDSGGNWWEDDVVEIFIDGNNSKGTSYDGINDFQLGFRWNDATVHAGGNSVQNTTGINFSMYASGSGYVLEAAIPWSTIGVTPSIGSVIGFDVAVDDDDNGGTRDAQVVSIATTDAGWSNPSIFGSIYLTDCNGAPGNQSPLANAGTDQTLASGISTANLNGSGSDPDNDPITYSWSQVSGPSATINNGSSASASVSGLADGNSYIFRLTVSDGSLSATDDVVINVNTASPTQTPYGGTPWAIPGTIEAENFDNGGEGIAYHDADANNNGGQGRTGDGVDTENCSAGGLNVGWTSAGEWLEYTVNVASAGTYDFNFRVASINSGGTFHVEFDGVNKTGTVTSVNTGAWQTWTSVNVMGVSLSAGQQIMRIALDNPNHNIDKVIITSATGNVPVTGVSVSPSSASITAGNTQQLTATVTPANATNQSVSWSSGNTGVATVNGSGLVTGVAAGTATITVTTQDGNYTATSTITVTSDGGGGSGYRIKNAWQNTYLADGGDRVTYGATPSGSSYEWELEDVGGGHVEIKNVATGEYMHIENLTGYVQCTTRTFGWYSSRWVIEDAGNGESRIRNAWQGDNYIHVENLQGHAQHGTIYTAWASAKWVLEPVSGARVLSESFIEQNEIKTVLDIYPNPVTDKLTIGFSGSIDTETVWALYDLSGSLIMKRKMTAPRMEILRGELKSGVYMLQINSQGERHTRKVVIK comes from the coding sequence ATGAAAACCAATGGAAAATTAAGCTGGATTCTTTCGAATTCAGTTTTTAGAAATGGACTCACATTTCTGCTCATCCTCTCTTTGGCATTCCAGCTAAATGCACAAAGTGACGGGCTTCCTCGTGGAGCCTATCAAATGCCCTATGTACGATATGAATCCGAAGATGCCAACCGTGGCGGAGGAGCCATCTTGTATGAAAATCCCTTTTTCGATGAACTGCTGACTGCAGCCGAAGCTTCAGATCAGAAATACGTAGGCCTGCCCAACAATGGAGCTTATGTGGAATGGAACATTAACAATACAGCGAATGGAATTACCCTGCGGTTCACCATGCCTGATGCGGCAGACGGAGAAGGAGAATCCGGTTCCCTGGATCTTTATGTGAACAATGCATTTGTCAAAACCATTAATCTCACCTCCTATTGGGCCTGGCAGTACTTCCCGGGTTCGGAGCCGGAGAACCATCCCGGAGACCGGCCGAGAATGAGATTTGATGAGGTGCATTTCCTCCTCAATACGCCTGTTGGCCCGGGTGATGTACTCAAAATTCAAAAAGGTGCCGGAGATTCCTTTGAGTACGGGGTAGACTTTATAGAAATTGAAAATGTAGGTGCCCCACTTTCCAAACCTTCCGGATATTTCTCGGTGACGGATTATGGAGCGGTGCCTGATGATGGCAATGACGATTTTGCTGCTTTCAATGCAGCCCTCGCTGCGGCCGGTAGTGCCGGTACGGGTGTTTACATTCCTGCGGGTAGATTTGAACTTTCTGACAAATGGAGTGTAGAGGAAAATAACATAGGAATCCTGGGTGCCGGCATGTGGTACACTGAGCTGTTTTTTTCCACTGAAGCCGTTTTCAGCGGTGGGATCCTGGCCAGAGCCTCAGACATTGAGATTGGTCATTTTTATATGAATACCATCAATAATCAACGCTTTCTGAATGGCCAGTATGTGATTTACAAGGGTTTTATGGGTACCTACGGAAACAACTCCAGTATCCACGATGTATGGGTGACGCACTTTGAGTGTGGGGCCTGGATTGCGGGTTATGACCCGCCGTACCCCATTGACATCACCTATAACCTGGAGTTTACCAGAAACAGAATCAGGAACAACTACGCCGATGGGATCAACCTTTGTCAGGGAACCTCCGGTACAGATGTTTCACATTGTAACTTCCGAAGTAATGGAGATGATGCCATGGCTGTATGGCCCAATAGCGATTTCGGAGCGCCAGAAGCGGTCAACAATATTTTCAGATACAATACTGTAGAGCATACCTATCGGGCAGCGGGATCAGCAATCTTCGGAGGAAACGGGCACCAGGTGCACCATTGTATCATCAGAGATGGTCATGCGGGCAGTGGAATTCGTCTGACCACAGATTTTCCGGGGTATCATTTCGAAAATACCACACAAATCAGGTATTTCGAAAATACCATTGAGGCTTGCGGTACCAGTAAAGACCTCTGGGGGTTTCATCGGGGAGCCATCGAGATCAATGCAACCGGTGGAGGTATTCAGAATATCTTTTTTGAAAACATTGACATAATCAATGCTCAGCGTCACGGTGTTCAGATAGGTGGTAATGGCACTGATCTGCAGTTTGACAACATCAGTATTAACGGTACCGGGATCGATCCTTATACCTATTCCTATTATACAGTGGCTTTGGAAGGAGCTGCCGTAATGGCCTTTGGGGGTAATGGTACAGCTGTTTTCAATAACCTCTCATTGGAGAATATTGAGTTGGATCCTCCTACTTACAAAGCCAATGAGAACTACAATCTGATCATTCAGAACCTGAACGTACCACTGACCGGAATTTCACTTTCGGAAAGTCAGATCGATATGGCAGTAGGCGAGGCGGAACCACTTTATGTGAACTACAGCCCGGCCAATGCCACCAACAAAACGGTAACCTGGACGACCTCCAATGCGGCCATTGCTACCTATGACGAAATAGAAGGCAAAGTGGTAGGGCAAGGAACCGGAACAGCCACGATCACTGTGACCTCTCAGGAAGGTAACTATACCGCGCAGTGTACAGTGACAGTGAATGCCGCAGTGAATATCACCGCCAGTGATGATCAGGCGGATGAAAATGGTGGCACCGGGAGCTTTACCATTGCCATCAGTGAGATCAATCAAAACATCACTGTTAACTATTCGGTCGGTGGATCCGTATCAGCAGGGGATTATTCCGCAAATCCGGCATTGAATGGCTCTGTTACCCTCACACCGGGTAATCCTTCTCAGGTGATTACTATCACCCCTACTGATGACAATGAATTTGAAGGAGATGAGACTCTGACCGTGACACTTCAGTCAGGCAGTGGCTACCAGCTGGGCGGAGGTACCAGCGCCTCCATTACCATTGGTGACAATGAAAACCCTCCTTGTACGGCGCCAGTCATTGGTTATACCTCGGGTGGCCCGACTATCAACCAGATCATAGAGTCTGTGTGGAGTACCGCGCCTGCAAAAGGGATTAGTAATTCCACTATTGGTGGTATCCCTGGTGACTATTCGGGTCAGTGGCGAGCACTCTATGACGCCAGCAACCTGTATGTGCTGGTGGAAGTGGGTGATGCCACCCGCACCAATGATAGCGGCGGAAACTGGTGGGAAGATGACGTGGTGGAAATCTTCATAGATGGAAACAACAGTAAAGGCACGTCTTACGATGGCATCAATGATTTTCAGTTGGGCTTCCGATGGAATGATGCCACGGTGCATGCCGGTGGCAATTCTGTACAGAACACCACTGGCATCAATTTTAGCATGTATGCATCCGGCAGTGGTTATGTTCTGGAAGCGGCCATCCCATGGTCTACTATAGGTGTAACACCTTCTATCGGAAGTGTCATAGGTTTTGATGTGGCAGTAGATGATGATGACAATGGCGGCACCCGTGATGCTCAGGTAGTATCGATTGCTACTACGGATGCAGGATGGAGCAACCCCAGTATTTTTGGATCCATTTACCTGACTGATTGCAATGGTGCTCCCGGTAATCAGTCACCTTTGGCCAATGCCGGTACAGATCAGACATTGGCGTCTGGAATCTCCACCGCCAACCTGAATGGCTCAGGCTCAGACCCGGATAATGATCCGATCACCTATAGCTGGAGTCAGGTCAGTGGCCCTTCGGCTACCATCAATAATGGCAGCAGTGCCAGTGCTTCTGTATCGGGTCTTGCCGATGGAAACAGCTACATTTTCCGATTGACGGTGAGCGACGGTTCCTTGAGTGCTACAGATGATGTGGTGATCAACGTAAACACCGCATCCCCAACCCAAACCCCTTATGGCGGCACCCCATGGGCCATACCGGGCACCATTGAAGCAGAGAACTTTGACAATGGAGGCGAAGGGATTGCCTACCACGATGCAGATGCCAACAACAATGGCGGACAGGGGCGTACAGGTGATGGAGTAGACACCGAAAACTGTAGCGCGGGTGGCCTGAATGTTGGCTGGACGAGTGCTGGTGAATGGCTCGAATACACTGTGAATGTAGCCTCTGCCGGAACGTATGACTTCAACTTCCGGGTGGCTTCCATCAACTCTGGAGGTACATTCCATGTAGAGTTTGACGGGGTAAACAAAACAGGAACTGTAACCAGTGTGAACACTGGGGCCTGGCAAACATGGACCAGCGTGAATGTAATGGGAGTTTCCCTAAGTGCTGGTCAACAGATTATGCGGATCGCTTTGGATAACCCAAATCACAACATCGACAAAGTGATTATCACCAGTGCTACGGGCAATGTGCCGGTGACAGGTGTGAGTGTATCACCATCTTCTGCGAGCATCACAGCAGGTAATACCCAGCAACTGACAGCAACCGTCACACCTGCCAATGCTACGAACCAGAGTGTGAGTTGGAGCTCCGGAAACACTGGTGTGGCTACTGTCAATGGTTCTGGTCTGGTCACGGGGGTAGCTGCCGGAACAGCTACGATTACAGTGACTACTCAGGATGGTAATTACACTGCCACGAGCACCATTACCGTGACATCAGATGGAGGCGGAGGTAGTGGCTACCGGATCAAAAATGCATGGCAAAACACCTACCTGGCTGATGGTGGCGATCGGGTGACCTATGGAGCCACTCCATCTGGCAGCAGCTATGAGTGGGAGTTGGAAGATGTGGGTGGAGGCCATGTGGAAATCAAAAATGTAGCCACGGGTGAGTACATGCACATTGAAAACCTGACCGGCTATGTACAGTGTACCACCCGAACATTTGGTTGGTATAGCAGCCGCTGGGTGATAGAGGATGCCGGAAATGGAGAGAGCAGAATCAGAAATGCCTGGCAGGGTGACAACTACATTCACGTAGAAAATCTGCAGGGTCATGCTCAGCATGGAACGATTTATACTGCATGGGCCAGTGCCAAGTGGGTATTGGAGCCAGTGAGTGGAGCCAGGGTGTTATCTGAGTCTTTCATTGAGCAAAATGAGATAAAAACAGTACTGGATATCTACCCCAATCCGGTAACGGACAAACTCACCATTGGTTTTAGTGGGAGTATCGACACAGAGACCGTATGGGCCCTCTATGATTTGTCCGGTAGTTTGATCATGAAGCGAAAGATGACCGCTCCGAGAATGGAAATTCTTCGTGGTGAGCTCAAATCAGGAGTTTATATGCTCCAGATCAACTCCCAGGGAGAAAGACACACCAGAAAAGTGGTGATTAAATAG
- a CDS encoding carbohydrate-binding protein: MQTKIFTSLWLLLFLSVVSFSQPVQVTKSYGKPVFMHYMPWFDTPQYGGGWGYHWTMANKNPDVIVDGSTGKRQIASHYYPMIGPYDCQDPDVIEYHLLLMKYAGIDGVLVDWYGSQGTNGDVGSLLTNSNALIDQTDEAGMKFALILEDRFSGSISQAQGNIAYARDNYFNRNNYYRHGAGNDPLVGVFGPITFQNPGDWTTILSAANEDVEFLPLWYEAGDGGSNSDGEYVWIYEENDDYYSRMQTYYQNRAGSMKTVMGVAYPGFHDFYAEGGAGSSYFHIPHNGTGTLSQTLGLVNQYGSNIDILQLATWNDFGEGTIFEPTFEFGFSFLTTLQQFLGVSYGEYELQQIYRLYNLRKQHAGNGSIQSQLNQAYDHFVALRVNDAVSVLNAVDGGTPPPPSCDVVNIPGTLQAEGYCGMSGIQLENTTDAGGGQNVGWIDAGDWLTYQVSVPTSGSYVVNYRVASGNGGGGIRLERAGGGQTFGTIGVPSTGGWQNWTTISHTVQLTAGQQEIAIVATSGGYNINWISLAADGGGGGPNPVWGTVQAEAWSAMNGVLTETTSDTGGGENVGWIDAGDWMEYLVQVPTTGSYNIEYRVASAPGGGSVSLAQNGANLSTTNIPNTGSWQTWTTVSTTVSLTAGVQTIRLTAASGGWNINWWSVSSVGGGGGNPTGAVYKIRNVWQNTFLADGGDRVTYSTSASGAAYEWELVDTGGNKELKNVATGEYMHVQNITGYVQCTAITPGWGSAQWVIEDAGNGESRIKNVWQSNDYIHVENLQGHAQYGTIYPAWASAKWVLEPVSGARVLSEFFIEQNEIKTVLDIYPNPVTDKLTIDFSGSIDTETVWALYDLSGSLIMKRRMTAPRMEIVRGDLKSGVYMLRISTENGVLSRKVIIQ; encoded by the coding sequence ATGCAAACCAAAATTTTTACCTCCTTGTGGCTGCTCCTGTTTTTGAGTGTAGTCAGCTTTTCACAGCCGGTACAAGTCACAAAATCTTATGGAAAACCTGTTTTCATGCATTACATGCCATGGTTTGATACACCGCAGTATGGGGGTGGATGGGGCTATCACTGGACCATGGCCAATAAAAACCCGGATGTGATAGTGGATGGCTCCACGGGTAAAAGACAAATTGCTTCGCACTACTACCCGATGATCGGGCCATATGATTGTCAGGATCCTGATGTGATCGAATACCACTTACTTCTTATGAAATATGCCGGGATCGACGGGGTTCTGGTAGATTGGTACGGTTCTCAGGGCACAAATGGGGATGTGGGTAGCCTCCTGACCAACTCTAATGCCCTTATTGATCAAACGGATGAAGCCGGAATGAAATTTGCCCTCATTTTGGAGGATCGCTTTTCGGGTTCCATCTCTCAGGCTCAGGGCAATATCGCCTATGCCAGAGATAACTATTTCAATAGAAACAACTACTACCGACATGGTGCCGGCAATGACCCGTTAGTGGGGGTATTCGGACCCATAACATTTCAAAATCCAGGGGACTGGACGACCATCCTTTCTGCGGCTAACGAAGACGTAGAGTTTCTTCCCCTTTGGTATGAAGCCGGGGATGGAGGATCCAACTCAGATGGAGAATACGTCTGGATCTACGAGGAAAATGATGACTATTACAGTCGAATGCAGACCTATTATCAAAACCGTGCCGGTTCTATGAAAACGGTGATGGGTGTGGCTTATCCTGGATTCCACGATTTCTATGCTGAAGGTGGGGCCGGATCCAGCTATTTCCACATTCCTCACAATGGCACCGGGACTTTAAGCCAAACGTTGGGCTTGGTCAATCAATATGGATCGAACATTGATATTCTTCAGTTGGCTACCTGGAACGATTTCGGAGAAGGGACGATTTTCGAACCCACTTTCGAGTTTGGGTTTAGTTTTCTGACCACCCTCCAACAATTTTTGGGCGTATCATATGGCGAATACGAACTTCAGCAGATTTACAGATTATATAACCTGCGAAAGCAACATGCAGGAAACGGCAGTATTCAATCTCAACTGAATCAGGCGTATGACCATTTTGTGGCGCTACGGGTGAACGATGCAGTATCGGTATTGAATGCTGTGGACGGGGGTACCCCACCACCACCTAGTTGTGATGTGGTGAATATTCCGGGAACCCTTCAGGCAGAGGGCTACTGCGGTATGTCAGGCATCCAGTTGGAAAATACGACTGATGCCGGTGGTGGTCAAAATGTGGGATGGATTGATGCTGGTGATTGGCTGACTTATCAGGTGAGCGTACCAACTTCTGGTAGTTATGTGGTGAATTATCGAGTGGCCAGTGGTAATGGTGGCGGTGGCATTCGACTGGAGCGGGCCGGTGGTGGTCAGACATTTGGCACCATAGGGGTTCCGTCTACAGGTGGATGGCAAAACTGGACCACTATTTCTCACACGGTACAGCTCACTGCTGGCCAGCAGGAGATTGCCATTGTGGCGACCAGTGGTGGGTACAACATCAACTGGATTTCGCTGGCAGCGGACGGAGGCGGCGGAGGCCCTAACCCTGTTTGGGGTACTGTGCAGGCGGAAGCCTGGTCTGCCATGAATGGAGTGCTGACAGAAACCACCTCCGATACAGGAGGTGGAGAAAATGTAGGTTGGATCGATGCAGGAGATTGGATGGAGTATCTCGTGCAGGTACCCACCACAGGATCATATAACATTGAATATAGAGTGGCCAGTGCGCCTGGAGGAGGCAGTGTTTCGCTGGCTCAGAATGGCGCCAACCTGTCGACCACAAACATTCCCAACACTGGCAGCTGGCAAACCTGGACGACTGTGAGTACTACAGTGAGCCTTACCGCCGGGGTGCAGACCATTCGATTGACAGCAGCATCAGGTGGCTGGAACATCAACTGGTGGAGTGTCTCCAGTGTTGGAGGAGGAGGAGGAAATCCTACCGGCGCTGTTTATAAAATCAGGAATGTTTGGCAAAATACATTCCTCGCCGATGGAGGCGACAGGGTGACTTACAGCACATCGGCATCAGGGGCTGCATATGAGTGGGAGTTGGTAGATACAGGCGGCAACAAGGAGTTGAAAAATGTGGCAACCGGAGAATATATGCATGTGCAGAACATCACCGGATATGTACAATGCACAGCGATCACCCCAGGATGGGGCAGTGCGCAGTGGGTAATAGAGGATGCCGGAAATGGAGAGTCCAGAATCAAAAACGTATGGCAGAGCAATGACTATATCCATGTGGAGAATCTCCAGGGCCATGCCCAGTATGGAACCATTTACCCGGCATGGGCCAGTGCCAAGTGGGTGCTGGAGCCAGTGAGTGGAGCCAGGGTGTTGTCTGAGTTTTTCATTGAGCAAAATGAGATAAAAACAGTACTGGATATCTACCCCAATCCTGTAACGGACAAACTCACCATTGATTTTAGTGGGAGTATTGATACAGAGACCGTATGGGCCCTCTATGATTTGTCCGGTAGTTTGATCATGAAGCGAAGGATGACTGCTCCGAGAATGGAAATCGTTCGCGGCGACTTGAAGTCCGGGGTATATATGCTTAGGATCAGCACTGAAAATGGAGTGCTTTCCAGGAAAGTGATCATTCAATAA
- a CDS encoding VOC family protein, with product MDYLEAFSGFSVGDLNLARKFYKENLGLDVRNNSMGFLELHISGNRPVIVYPKSDHQPASFTIYNFVVADIEQTVGDLTRQGVTFEQYKGAIATDTQGISRSKHGPAIAWFKDPSGNILSIIQSHTS from the coding sequence ATGGACTATTTAGAAGCGTTTAGTGGGTTTTCTGTTGGTGATTTGAACCTGGCCAGGAAGTTTTACAAGGAGAATCTTGGCCTGGATGTACGAAACAATTCAATGGGGTTTCTGGAGCTCCACATTTCGGGAAACCGTCCGGTTATTGTCTATCCTAAGTCTGATCATCAGCCTGCATCCTTCACCATCTATAACTTTGTAGTGGCAGATATTGAGCAAACAGTGGGCGATTTGACCCGACAAGGTGTCACTTTTGAACAATATAAGGGCGCAATAGCTACGGATACTCAGGGAATTAGCCGAAGTAAACATGGGCCGGCAATCGCCTGGTTTAAGGATCCTTCCGGAAATATCTTATCCATCATCCAAAGTCATACTTCGTAG
- a CDS encoding FISUMP domain-containing protein, whose translation MKWIAITLLMMASGQYVTAQSGLRDLRDNGQYQTVAIDSKIWMAENLRFNSNHSHFYYLSGREVYYEGNAIASDSLCPKGWRVPTLDEWQALGNQANRIQPKPTGFLEAGRFSGFGKQAVYWTSTLDDSLNMPLAVELNPENGAVNIRPASLSLRTACRCVKE comes from the coding sequence ATGAAATGGATTGCGATTACCCTTCTGATGATGGCTTCTGGCCAATATGTGACTGCACAAAGTGGCCTTCGCGATCTTCGTGACAATGGGCAATATCAAACAGTCGCCATTGATTCTAAAATCTGGATGGCCGAAAATCTCCGATTCAATAGTAACCATAGCCACTTTTACTACCTCAGCGGGAGAGAGGTGTATTATGAGGGCAATGCCATTGCCAGTGATAGCCTGTGCCCCAAAGGATGGCGGGTGCCTACCCTGGATGAATGGCAGGCGCTGGGAAATCAGGCAAACCGAATCCAACCAAAACCTACTGGTTTTCTGGAAGCAGGTCGTTTTTCGGGCTTCGGAAAACAAGCGGTCTACTGGACCTCAACCCTCGATGATTCCTTAAACATGCCCCTTGCGGTAGAGTTGAACCCGGAGAATGGAGCGGTAAACATAAGACCTGCGTCCCTGTCCCTGCGAACGGCATGTAGGTGTGTGAAGGAATGA
- a CDS encoding arsenate reductase family protein, translating to MEIAENEMLFIYDSNDLQDREALAYAKSLKHYHVKALDVRKHTFTEWQLEEILERLEMEPDDLINQRSAVYLEEYVGVELSREDALKAIRKHTDLIRTPVAIYHDTARLIGSSYEFIKKEM from the coding sequence ATGGAAATAGCCGAAAACGAAATGCTTTTCATCTATGACTCCAATGATCTTCAGGATAGAGAGGCACTCGCCTATGCTAAAAGTTTGAAACATTATCATGTGAAAGCGCTGGATGTGAGAAAGCATACCTTCACAGAGTGGCAGTTGGAGGAGATTCTGGAGCGACTGGAAATGGAGCCTGATGATTTGATCAACCAGCGATCTGCGGTTTATCTGGAGGAGTATGTGGGCGTGGAGTTGAGCAGGGAGGATGCACTGAAAGCCATCAGAAAACATACTGATTTGATCCGAACACCTGTGGCTATCTACCACGATACTGCCAGACTGATCGGTTCTTCCTATGAGTTTATCAAAAAAGAGATGTAA
- a CDS encoding DUF350 domain-containing protein, whose translation MNYNIAILGLIEIFSAITIGVFILVLTYKIVQWVGRRYYGIESFNVAYSIFMASIILSVGIMVSGIIQPLMSSFRLLDKQSESFIVALKYIGIGGVYIAIAYAAAISIGLISTFLYSKLTPIDEFKEIRENNIGVALVIGSILITLTLFTRDGVMLLIEAIVPYPELPPMTL comes from the coding sequence ATGAACTATAACATCGCCATTCTTGGCCTTATCGAAATTTTTTCTGCCATCACCATTGGCGTGTTTATTCTGGTATTGACCTACAAAATCGTGCAGTGGGTGGGTAGAAGATATTATGGTATTGAGTCCTTTAACGTGGCCTACAGTATTTTCATGGCCTCCATTATCTTATCTGTTGGCATTATGGTGAGTGGAATCATCCAGCCGCTGATGTCTTCATTCAGGCTGTTGGATAAGCAAAGCGAAAGCTTCATAGTGGCATTGAAGTACATTGGTATTGGCGGTGTTTATATTGCCATTGCCTACGCGGCGGCTATTTCTATTGGGCTGATCAGTACTTTCTTGTACAGCAAGCTCACACCCATCGATGAGTTTAAGGAGATCAGGGAAAATAACATTGGGGTAGCACTGGTTATTGGTAGCATACTGATCACGCTCACGCTTTTCACCAGAGATGGGGTGATGCTGCTCATCGAGGCAATAGTGCCTTATCCAGAATTACCTCCGATGACGCTTTAA
- a CDS encoding gluconate 2-dehydrogenase subunit 3 family protein: MDRRKALINMSLSAAGISLSASLIAALGSCESKKQLSYQALTFSTDQDALLQELVELIIPTTDTPGAKAAGVNQYIDRVLAMVSDVPEKERFIAGLENMDRLSQKQFGNAFLKLSQKDQITLLQQMESEGRSTPGGSFFSLLKSMTIYGYYTSEIGASQELMYVHAAGVYDGDIPYAEVGKNYY, encoded by the coding sequence ATGGACAGACGAAAAGCATTGATCAATATGTCGCTAAGTGCGGCGGGCATCAGCCTCTCAGCATCACTCATTGCCGCACTTGGTAGTTGTGAATCGAAAAAACAGCTTTCCTACCAAGCACTGACATTCTCTACTGATCAGGATGCGCTGCTACAGGAGCTGGTGGAGCTGATTATCCCCACTACTGACACCCCTGGGGCAAAGGCCGCTGGTGTCAACCAATACATCGACAGGGTACTGGCCATGGTGAGCGATGTTCCAGAAAAGGAGAGGTTCATTGCTGGTCTGGAGAATATGGATAGACTAAGCCAAAAGCAGTTTGGGAATGCATTCCTCAAACTATCCCAGAAAGATCAGATCACGCTACTCCAACAAATGGAATCCGAAGGCCGAAGCACACCGGGAGGCTCTTTTTTCTCCCTACTGAAGAGCATGACCATATACGGGTACTACACTTCCGAAATTGGCGCCAGCCAGGAGCTTATGTATGTGCACGCTGCCGGTGTGTATGATGGTGACATCCCTTATGCCGAGGTTGGGAAAAACTATTATTAA